From a single Streptomyces rubradiris genomic region:
- a CDS encoding TetR/AcrR family transcriptional regulator, translated as MTAIEQTEAARPRGTRLPRRARRNQLLGAAQEVFVAQGYHAAAMDDIAERAGVSKPVLYQHFPGKLDLYLALLDQHCESLIQSVRGALASTTDNKQRVRATMDAYFAYVEDDGGAFRLVFESDLTNEPAVRERVDKVTNECAEAICDVIAEDTGLSRAESMLLASGLGGLAQVVARSWLHSDRSVPRDQAVQLLASLAWRGIAGFPLHGTEHH; from the coding sequence GTGACAGCCATCGAGCAAACTGAGGCGGCACGCCCGCGCGGCACCCGTCTGCCGCGCCGAGCCCGGCGGAACCAGCTGCTGGGCGCCGCCCAGGAGGTTTTCGTCGCGCAGGGCTACCACGCGGCGGCGATGGACGACATCGCCGAGCGGGCCGGGGTGAGCAAGCCGGTGCTCTACCAGCACTTCCCCGGCAAGCTCGACCTCTACCTCGCGCTGCTGGACCAGCACTGCGAGTCGCTGATCCAGTCCGTGCGCGGCGCGCTGGCGTCGACCACCGACAACAAGCAGCGCGTCCGGGCGACCATGGACGCCTACTTCGCCTATGTGGAGGACGACGGCGGGGCCTTCCGGCTGGTCTTCGAGTCCGACCTGACCAACGAGCCCGCGGTGCGCGAGCGCGTGGACAAGGTCACCAACGAGTGCGCCGAGGCCATCTGCGACGTGATCGCCGAGGACACCGGCCTGTCACGCGCGGAGTCGATGCTGCTCGCCTCCGGCCTCGGCGGGCTCGCCCAGGTGGTCGCCCGCTCCTGGCTGCACAGCGACCGCAGCGTCCCACGCGACCAGGCGGTGCAGCTGCTGGCCTCGCTGGCCTGGCGGGGCATCGCCGGCTTCCCGCTGCACGGCACCGAGCACCACTGA
- a CDS encoding DUF3107 domain-containing protein: MEVKIGVQHAPREIVLESGQSVEEVEGIVAEALAGKTGLLSLQDENGRKVLVPTDRLAYVEIGEPTVRKVGFGAL; encoded by the coding sequence GTGGAGGTCAAGATCGGCGTGCAGCACGCGCCCCGCGAGATCGTTCTGGAGAGCGGTCAGAGCGTCGAGGAAGTCGAGGGCATCGTGGCCGAGGCGCTGGCCGGCAAGACGGGGCTGCTCAGCCTCCAGGACGAGAATGGCCGCAAGGTCCTGGTACCGACGGACCGGCTGGCGTACGTGGAGATCGGCGAGCCGACCGTGCGCAAGGTGGGTTTCGGCGCGCTCTGA
- a CDS encoding ferritin-like fold-containing protein, protein MTSSDKPENASAAPSGPTGVAAQDWAQASADPQYRAAVVDLLGALAYGELAAFERLAEDAKLAPTLADKAELAKMASAEFHHFERLRDRLTGIGEEPTAAMDPFVAALDGFHRQTAPSDWLEGLVKAYVGDSIASDFYREVAARLDSDTRELVLAVLDDTGHAGFAVEKVRAAIDADPRVGGRLALWARRLMGEALSQSQRVVAERDALSTMLVGGVADGFDLAEVGRMFSRITEAHTKRMAALGLAA, encoded by the coding sequence ATGACTAGCTCTGACAAGCCTGAGAACGCGTCCGCCGCACCGTCCGGTCCCACCGGTGTCGCCGCCCAGGACTGGGCGCAGGCGTCCGCCGACCCGCAGTACCGCGCCGCCGTCGTGGACCTGCTCGGCGCGCTCGCCTACGGAGAGCTGGCGGCGTTCGAGCGGCTCGCGGAGGACGCCAAGCTGGCGCCGACCCTCGCGGACAAGGCGGAGCTGGCGAAGATGGCCTCGGCCGAGTTCCACCACTTCGAGCGGCTGCGGGACCGGCTGACCGGGATCGGCGAGGAGCCGACGGCCGCCATGGACCCCTTCGTGGCCGCGCTCGACGGCTTCCACCGGCAGACCGCGCCCTCGGACTGGCTGGAGGGCCTGGTCAAGGCCTACGTCGGCGACTCGATCGCCAGCGACTTCTACCGGGAGGTCGCCGCGCGCCTCGACTCCGACACGCGGGAGCTGGTGCTCGCCGTGCTGGACGACACCGGGCACGCCGGCTTCGCGGTGGAGAAGGTGCGGGCCGCCATCGACGCCGATCCGCGGGTGGGCGGCCGGCTGGCGCTGTGGGCGCGGCGGCTGATGGGCGAGGCGCTGTCGCAGTCGCAGCGGGTGGTGGCCGAGCGGGACGCGCTGTCCACGATGCTCGTGGGGGGTGTGGCCGACGGCTTCGACCTCGCCGAGGTCGGCAGGATGTTCTCGCGGATCACCGAGGCGCACACCAAGCGGATGGCCGCGCTGGGCCTCGCCGCCTGA
- a CDS encoding alpha/beta fold hydrolase: MSRPATFVPPPGARAYPLRTARGEFAVVDAPVAAGVEPRGVALLLPGFTGSKEDFNPLHVPLAERGYRTVAVDGRGQFESDGPVTDESAYAQEELARDVLAQAEAIGGPVHLLGHSLGGQIARAAVLLDHSPFSSLTLMASGPAQISAPQQERVKLLRDALAVLGMAEVWEALQAMEPPEETEAPALDAGLDDRADLRRRWLGTKPAQLLATGRQLCTEPDRVAELAAVPLPFHVLSGARDDTWPLPLLDDMAVRLRARRTVVEGAEHSPNTDRPLETARALAGFWDDTADARRNRA; this comes from the coding sequence ATGAGCAGGCCCGCCACCTTCGTCCCGCCCCCCGGTGCCCGCGCCTACCCCCTTCGGACGGCGCGCGGGGAGTTCGCCGTGGTCGACGCTCCGGTGGCCGCCGGTGTCGAGCCCAGGGGGGTGGCGCTGCTGCTGCCGGGGTTCACCGGGAGCAAGGAGGACTTCAATCCGCTGCACGTGCCGCTGGCCGAGCGCGGCTACCGGACCGTCGCCGTCGACGGCCGGGGCCAGTTCGAGTCGGACGGCCCGGTGACGGACGAGTCGGCCTACGCGCAGGAGGAGCTGGCGCGGGACGTCCTCGCGCAGGCGGAGGCGATCGGCGGCCCGGTGCATCTGCTGGGCCACTCCCTGGGCGGCCAGATCGCGCGCGCGGCCGTGCTGCTCGACCACTCGCCCTTTTCGTCGCTCACCCTGATGGCCTCGGGCCCGGCGCAGATCTCGGCGCCCCAGCAGGAGCGCGTGAAGCTGCTCCGGGACGCGCTGGCGGTGCTCGGCATGGCCGAGGTGTGGGAGGCGCTCCAGGCGATGGAGCCGCCGGAGGAGACGGAGGCGCCGGCGCTCGATGCCGGGCTGGACGACCGGGCCGACCTGCGGCGCCGCTGGCTGGGCACCAAGCCCGCCCAACTGCTGGCCACCGGGCGCCAGTTGTGCACGGAGCCGGACCGGGTCGCCGAGCTGGCGGCCGTGCCGCTGCCGTTCCACGTGCTGTCGGGCGCGCGGGACGACACCTGGCCGCTGCCGCTCCTGGACGACATGGCCGTGCGGCTGAGGGCCCGGCGCACGGTCGTGGAGGGTGCCGAGCACTCCCCGAACACCGACCGGCCCCTGGAGACGGCCCGGGCGCTCGCCGGCTTCTGGGACGACACCGCGGACGCCCGCCGGAACCGGGCCTAG
- a CDS encoding NYN domain-containing protein, with product MKAMNDDLAAALEARIDRTNELLERMLAEVAKTPSTHAIFVDAGYLYAAVGRLAAGTEDRRSFDLDAEGLIEALIDRARVIFADSRLLRVYWYDGARRRIHTAEQQLIAELPDVKVRLGNLNANNQQKGVDSLIRTDLESLARHRAISDAALLGGDEDLVSAVEAAQGYGARVHLWGIEAPEGRNQAEPLLWEVDSQRTFDLDFFKPYVSRRTAAAYDATGTARPTREDVRFVGAQIAAKWLASRGREALVELFPGHPYLPGSVDQDLLVEAEELLQYSLRGQAELRRALRDGFWEHLRTQY from the coding sequence GCATGCTCGCCGAGGTGGCGAAGACGCCCTCGACCCACGCGATCTTCGTCGACGCCGGCTATCTGTACGCCGCCGTCGGCCGGCTGGCCGCCGGAACCGAGGACCGCCGCTCCTTCGACCTGGACGCCGAGGGCCTGATCGAGGCGCTGATCGACCGCGCCCGCGTGATCTTCGCGGACAGCCGGCTGCTGCGCGTCTACTGGTACGACGGCGCCAGGCGCCGTATACACACCGCCGAACAGCAGCTCATCGCCGAACTGCCCGACGTCAAGGTCCGCCTCGGCAACCTCAACGCCAACAACCAGCAAAAGGGCGTCGACTCACTGATCCGCACGGACCTGGAGTCACTGGCCAGGCACCGCGCGATCAGCGACGCGGCCCTCCTGGGCGGCGACGAGGACCTGGTCTCGGCGGTCGAGGCGGCCCAGGGCTACGGCGCCCGCGTCCACCTCTGGGGCATCGAGGCACCCGAGGGCCGCAACCAGGCCGAACCGCTGCTCTGGGAGGTCGACAGCCAGCGCACCTTCGACCTGGACTTCTTCAAGCCGTACGTCTCCCGGCGCACGGCCGCCGCGTACGACGCCACCGGCACCGCCCGCCCCACCCGCGAGGACGTCCGCTTCGTCGGCGCCCAGATCGCGGCCAAATGGCTCGCCTCCCGGGGCCGCGAAGCCCTCGTGGAGCTGTTCCCCGGCCACCCCTACCTGCCCGGTTCGGTCGACCAGGACCTGCTGGTCGAGGCCGAGGAACTGCTCCAGTACTCCCTGCGCGGCCAGGCGGAGCTGCGCCGCGCGCTCAGGGACGGGTTCTGGGAACACCTGCGGACCCAGTACTAG